GCGTCGGTCGGAAACTCCGACCACGCGAACGCGACGTCCGGACGGACCCGGAAGAACGGCGGTCCGTGCCGAACGCCGTACTTCTCCTCGTAGGCCGCGTCGGGTCGCTCGACGGTTCCGGACGAGGCTATCTCCTCGTCGATCCGTTCGGCCTGCCCCTCGAGAATGATGACCTCCTCGGCGTCCTCGCGGTGGACGACGATATCGGGGTTTCGCTCGAGGTTGCGGACCCGCCGCGTCCGCTCCCCACCGCCACAACGGAAGGTGCCGTCGACCCAGACGCCCCAGGGCGGAGGCCGATGAAACGCGTTGCTGGTCGGTCGAGTTCGGACCGAAAACGGCGGTCGTTCGATCGTCGGTGCGCGAGCGCGGCGTCGCCTACATATACCCGAGGTCGCGCAGGCGCTCCATCAGGTCCTCCTTGTCCTGGGCGCGGCCCGCGCGCTCGGTCGTCCCCTCGAGGTCCTGGAGCCAGGCGGGGTCGTCCTCGGTCTTCTCCGTGCTGATCTCGCTACCCAGCGAGCGGAACCCTTCCCAGTACTTCGGCGAGACGGGTGTGTCGCGGGGCTCGAGCCCCTCCGGCAGGTCGTCCTTCCCTTCGGGGACGTAGCCCTCGTCCGGGAACTCGGGGACGGTGTCCGGCACCACGAAGTTCCAGAACGCCTCCCACACTGCGGCCTCCTCGAACTGCAGGATGGACTGGATGCGGTCGTGGGGCGGGTAGATGTCGGGGTCGTGGCGCGGCGAGAAGAACGTCTCGTCGGCGCGAGCCTCCTGTTCGTCCCAGCGAACGCCGGAGATGACGCCGTCGACGTCGTGCTCCTCCAGGGCGTTGTTCAGCGCGACCGTCTTCAGCAGGTGGTTGCCGACGTAGGTGTCCAGCAGGAACGGGAAGGTGTCGTCCTCGTACTCGAGCAGGTCCCGAACGTGGTGCTGGTTCTGTTCGTTCAGTTCCTCGATCTCGATCTCGTCGCCGGGTTCGAGGTCGTGCTCGTCGACGTACTCGCCGACGTCCTCGTTGCGCGCGTAGATCACGTCCAGATCCCACTTCTCGGCCCAGTCGTCGACGAAGTCGTGGACCTCGTCGAAATGCTGGTAGTGGTCGATAAAGATCGCCGGCGGCACCTCGAGGTCGTAGCGGTCGGCGACCTCCTTGACGAAGTACAACACGAGCGTCGAGTCCTTGCCGCCGGTCCACATGACCGCCGGGTTCTCGTACTGTTCGAGGCCCTGGCGGGTGACCTCGACGGCCTTCTCGATTTTCTCGTTGATATGGGGGTAGTCCTCGGGATCCTGACCCTCGCCGTCGTCGTAGTTCACGTCGACGTAGTCGGGGAAGCTCTCGGTCATCGTACTGTAATTAGATATAATTAGGAGGGATAAACCGTTTGTGGGACCGGAAACCTCTGTCGGAACTCCGGACGCTCCCCATCGACAGGTCGGCTGTCACCGAGTGAACAAATCGTTTATTTATCCGGGCGCGAGAACACTCACCATGATCGATGCGGTCGCCGCCGCGTTCGTCCTCGCCGGGATCGCCCTCCTGCTCTCCGGCACTGCGCTCTCGGTGTACGGAATCGTCGCCGTCGGCCTCACCGCGGGCGCCGGCGCGGGGTATCTGGTCGGCCCCGCGCTCGGACTCGAGGGTGTCGGCGCGGGCGTCGCCGCCGTTCTCGGCGCGGCCGTCGGCGGCCTCGGAAGCTACCTGCTCCTGTCGGTCGCCGTCTCGCTGCTGGCGTTCGTCGTCGGGACCGGCCTCGCGGTCTCCACACTCTCCTCGAGCGCCGCCGCAGACGGCTGGCTTCCCGAACTGGGTGGTGCCGTCGCCGTCGGCCTCGTCGCCGCCGTCCTCGGGCTGGTGCTCACGCGGTGGGTCACCGCCGCGCTTACAGCCGTCCTCGGCGCCGCGCTCGCCTCCCGGTCGCTCACCCCCGAGGGGATCCTCGCGGCCCGCGAGTCGCTGACGCTCGACCCGCTGCTGTTCGAGGTTACGTCGCCCGCGTTTCTACTCCTCGTCGCGGTCGGTCTCCTCTCGCAGTTCGGGCTGTTCTCGCTCCCGCGGCTGGTCCGGGCCGTTCCGCGACTCCTGTTCCCCCGGCGCCGCGAGGACTCGACGGCGACACGGTAGCGCTGCGGACTCGTCCGCTCCCGAGGACGCCCGGTAATGCTGTGGTTACCCACCGAGCCCCCGGCACGGTCGGGGCTGTGGCGGTCTCGGCTCGTTCGCGCCCGGGCGCTCGCGCTCGCCGTGCGAACGAAGAAGGCAGTGGCTTACTTTGTCCCTCGTCGGCACAGCGTCGAGCGATGACGTTCCCCGAAGATCGACTCGCGAGACACGTGGGCGAGGACGAGTCGGTTCGAACCCTCGCGAGCGCGACGTTCCTCGGCGAACCCGCCTCGGGACCGGTGACCGTCGGCCTCACCGACCGACGGCTGCTCTGTCTCGCCGAGGACGGCGCCTTCGCCGACGTACGCTACGAGTACGTCAGCGCGGTTCGCAGCCGCCCCCGGAGCAGGTGGGAGTACCGGTACCGGACCGAGGACGCCCTGCTGGTCGGTGGCGTCGGTGCCGTGCTCGCGGTGATCGGCGTCCTCGTCGCGGTCGGCTCTGCCGTCGGCGCGGGACCGCTGGGTGGCGCGCTCACGACGACGGTCGGCCTCGTCGCCGCGACGGCGGTCGCGTCGACCTACCGGGCTCGCGAAGCGACGGGACTCGACGGAGCCGACCGCCAGCTGGTCGTCGGTGCCGGCGGGTGTGCCGTCCTCTCGCTTGCTATCGTCGCGGCCGTCGTGCCCGCGCTGTCGGCGTCGCTGTTCGCGTTCGCGACGGTCGGCGGACTGGCGATCCTCGCGGCCGCGCCCCGGGTTGCCGCCGTCCTCGAAGGGATCGAGCTCGGCCGCAGTCGGAAGACGCAGCTGACGATCGCTACCGTCGACGGGGGGACGGTGCGGCTCGTCCTCGAGGACGACGCCGACCTGGGCCGGGAGCTGGGGGTCGAACTCGCTCGTGCCGAGCCGACCCCGCCGACCGCCCGCTCACCTGACGGCGACGTCGGGCTGGCGCTGCTCGGACGGGAGCCGGCCGAGGAATCACAGAGCCAGTAACGCACAACTACTATTCCCGTCCTCCGGAACTACTTGCGTATGCGAGTTATCGACGCCGACGTTCTCGTGACGGGACTGGACGCGGAGCCGATCGACGACGGCCGACTGGTGGTCGACGAGGAGGGCGCGATCGACGCCGTCGGCCCCCGCGAGGACGTCGCTGCGCCACCGGACGCTGCCCACGACACCTACCCCGCGGTCGCGCCGGGACTGATCGACGCCCACGTCCACCTTCAGGGGACCCGAACGATGAACCCGCTCGTCTGGACCACCGAGTCCTCGGAGCTCGGTACCGCGCGAGCGACGGCCGACCTGCGCTCGCTGCTAGCGGCGGGCTTTACCGCCGTCAGGGACGTCGGTTCGACGACCGGGCTGGGGCTGCGAGAGGCCGTCGCCGAGGGGACGATCCCGGGTCCGCGGGTGTTTACGAGCGCACAGAGCATCAGCCAGACCGGGGGCCACGGCGACTCCCACTTTCTGCCCTACGAGTGGGCCGCGACCGGCGAGGGATCGCTCGCGACGCTCGCCGACGGTGCCGACGAGTGTCGGAAAGAGGCCCGCAAGCGGATCCGTAACGGCGTCGACGTCCTCAAGATCATGACGACCGGCGGGGTGTTGAGCGAGAAGGACGCCCCCGACCAGAGCCAGTTCACCGACGCCGAGATCCGGGCGTTCGTCGAGGAGGCCCACCGGGTAGGGATCCCGGTCGCCTCCCACGCCCAGGGGGCACCGGGGATCAAGGCCGCGCTCCGCAACGGCGTCGACACAATCGAACACGGGTTCTGGGTCGACGAGGAGTGTCTCGAGCTGTTCGAAGAGACCGGT
This genomic window from Natronococcus occultus SP4 contains:
- a CDS encoding phosphoadenosine phosphosulfate reductase family protein, translating into MTESFPDYVDVNYDDGEGQDPEDYPHINEKIEKAVEVTRQGLEQYENPAVMWTGGKDSTLVLYFVKEVADRYDLEVPPAIFIDHYQHFDEVHDFVDDWAEKWDLDVIYARNEDVGEYVDEHDLEPGDEIEIEELNEQNQHHVRDLLEYEDDTFPFLLDTYVGNHLLKTVALNNALEEHDVDGVISGVRWDEQEARADETFFSPRHDPDIYPPHDRIQSILQFEEAAVWEAFWNFVVPDTVPEFPDEGYVPEGKDDLPEGLEPRDTPVSPKYWEGFRSLGSEISTEKTEDDPAWLQDLEGTTERAGRAQDKEDLMERLRDLGYM
- a CDS encoding metal-dependent hydrolase family protein; the encoded protein is MRVIDADVLVTGLDAEPIDDGRLVVDEEGAIDAVGPREDVAAPPDAAHDTYPAVAPGLIDAHVHLQGTRTMNPLVWTTESSELGTARATADLRSLLAAGFTAVRDVGSTTGLGLREAVAEGTIPGPRVFTSAQSISQTGGHGDSHFLPYEWAATGEGSLATLADGADECRKEARKRIRNGVDVLKIMTTGGVLSEKDAPDQSQFTDAEIRAFVEEAHRVGIPVASHAQGAPGIKAALRNGVDTIEHGFWVDEECLELFEETGATFVPTLSIMHRLLEHGADHGVPDYGLEKAREASEAHLDSVRRAYENDVPIATGTDFLGPEPVPHGENALELELLVEEIGMSEHEALQSATRIAARTIPDDDVGTLEVGNRGDVLALVGDPCEDLEAIRTPETVYVDGEPVGL